ATGACCGGCAGCTCGTCGATGAGCCCCGGGACGTCCGCCGGGCCAATCACGATCGGCCGTAGCGTTCCTCCCCGGACCGATACGTCGCCCGCCGGCTCGCCGGCCGCGCCACCCGCCGGACGCGTATCGATGACCGCTCCGGCGCCACGCAGCACGTCAATGAACGCGGTCCGGGTCGGATTCAGGCCGGTGCCTTCTATCGTCAGCTCCGAGCCGGACAACGCCGCCGCCGACGCGATCCAGAAGGCGGCCGCCGATGGATCGCCGGGCACCGTGAGGTCCGTCCCCCGCAGGCGCGCGCCACCGGTTACCTTGATCGCGCCGGCCTCGCGGAACACCGGGACGCCGAATGCGGCCAGCGCCCGTTCGGTGTGATCGCGCGTCGGGACGGGTTCGTGCACGCAGGTCGTTCCCGTCGCCCGCAGACCGGCCAACAGCACGGCGCTCTTCACCTGGGCGCTGGCGACCGGCAGCGTGTAGTCGATGGCAGTCAGGGCGCCGCCGGTAATCGCCAGTGGCGGCCGTCCTCCTTCCGCCGCCGCAATCCGCGCGCCCATCGCGGTCAGAGGCTCGATGATCCGCTGCATCGGCCTGCGGCTCAGTGACGCGTCGCCCATCAGTGTGGAAGTGAACGGGCATCCCGCGAGGATGCCGGCCAACAGGCGCATCGTGGTGCCGGAGTTGCCGGCGTCGAGCGGCGCGTCGGTCGGCCGCCACGCGGCCGGGCCGCCGCCGGCCACCGTCACCGCCAACCGTTCGCCGCCCGCGTCCGGCGCTGCTTCCACGCGCACGCCGAGGCCTCTCAGGCAGGCCAGCGTGGATCGGCAGTCGGCGCCGGTGGAGTATCCGGCGATGGTGGACTCCCCGTCCGCGAGCGCCGCAAGCAATGCGTAACGGTGTGAAATCGACTTGTCACCGGGCACCCGCAGCCGTCCGCGCAGCCGATCCGCCGGCGGCACGACGGTTGCGGCCGGCTTTCCGGCGAGCATCGGCGGATGTTAGCGGATCGCGCCTTGCCACGTTCCGCGGAGCGCTATATGGTTCGGTGACCGCCGACCGAACCGCATGCCTTACCCCGGCGTCCGGATCCGCTTCGACTTTTGCGCTCAGGCTGATCTGCTGGACCTGATCCAGTCGGTTGCCGACCACCTGAGCCGTACGGGTGGGCTCGACGACGAAGCGACGCACTGGGTCGGCGTCGCCGTCCGTGAGGGCGTGGTCAACGCCATCCGGCATGGTTGCCGCGACGACACGACGAAGCGGATAACGGTGGAGCTGGGCCTGGAGCCGCCCGAGAAGCCGGTCGAGCTGGTTGTGCGGGTCATCGATCCCGGCGAAGGTTTCGATCCGGACGATGTGGCCGATCCGCTCGCTGAAGAGAACCTGCTCAAGCCGACCGGCCGGGGCATTTTCTTCATGCGCCGGATGATGGATGACGTTACGTTGCGCCGTCCCCCCGAAGGAGGGATGGAAGTGCGCATGGTGAAACGACTGAGACCGGCCGTATGACGCGTGCCGAGGTGGATCCGCTGTGGATCGCGACCGCCGCCGAGGTGGTGCTGCATGCCGGCGCCATGCAGTGCGAGCGCTTCGGCACGGATGTCGCCATCGACAAGAAGGGCGTCATCGATCTCGTCACACAGGTCGACGTCGATATCGAGCGCTGGTTTCGCGCGATGATCGCCGCGCGTTTCCCTGGCCACCGCGTTCTGGCGGAGGAACTGGGGACCGAAGCGGAAGCTCCGCCGGCGGCTGGGCGCACGGACTATTGCTGGGTGTTCGATCCGATCGACGGCACCATCAACTTTACGCACGGCCTGCCGATCTTCTGTGCGTCGCTGGCCCTCGAAATCGACGGCGTTCCGTCCGTGGCGGCGGTTTACGACCCGATGCGCGAGGAGCTGTTCACGGCGGAACTCGGGAGTGGCGCGCGGCTCAATGGCGCGCCGTTACGCGTTTCCGAGGCGGACAACCTGGTCGACGCGATGCTCTGCACCGGCTTTCCCTACGACGTGCACGAGACGGTCGACGACGTCGTGGCGCTGTTCGGAGCGTTCGTCGCGGAATCACGCGCGGTCCGGCGGCTCGGTTCTGCCGCGATCGACCTCTGCTACGTTGCCGCCGGCCGTTTTGATGGCTTCTGGGAGGAACGGCTCCATCCCTGGGATATCGCCGCCGGTGCGCTGCTCGTGACCGAGGCGGGCGGCGTGGTGAGCGGCCTGGGCGGCGAGCCGTTCGTTTCGCGCCACGGATCGATCGTGGCCTCGAACGGCCGGATCCACGAGAAGATGCTCGCGACGATCCGCCAGCGTTCCCTGCAGCGGACACCCTGACTCCCCTGCGAGACAGGCCCCGCCGTGACGGTTTCCTGTCTTGTTAAACTATTTACCATTTTATTTCATATGAATGTTCGCTCCGTTGCTTCATAAAGCAATATATGGCCATTACTCTTAATAAGAAGCCGTGATTCCCTCGGCTGATCAAGTTGGCACCGATCGTGCATAGGCCCGTACCCGTGACGGATGCCACGGGAGGACCTCATGCGACGCACTACAACCCTCGGGACGCTGGCGGTGGCTATGGCAGTCGGCACGGCGTTGATTGCGGCCAGCGCAGCGCCCGCCCAGGCGCAGCAGTCATTTACTCTCGGGTACGGGCAGTTCAGCCTGAAGGATGTCGACAGCCGGATCGATCATGACGTCGTGCTGACGAACCTCGATCTGTTCGCCATCCGCGTGGGCGACTTCGATGGACGGTCGCTGACCGGGTCCTGGAACGTCGGAATCGGCGATCACCTGGAGGCGGGGCTGGGTCTTGGCTTCTACCAGAAGACGGTGCCGAGCGTCTATGCCGACTACCTCAACGAGAACGGGTCCGAGATAGTGCAGGACTTCCGCCTGCGGATCGTGCCGGCTACCGCGACGGTGCGTGTCTTGCCGTTCGGACGCTCCGCCCTGCAGCCCTATTTCGGCGTCGGGGTCGGAATGTACGCCTGGCGCTACGCCGAGTTCGGCGAGTTCATCGACTTCACCGACTTCAGCGTCTTCTCCGACCGTTTCGTGGCGACCGGCACCGACCCCGGCGGGATCATCCTCGGCGGGGTGCGCCTTCCGGTGGGAGATGCATGGTCGATCGGCGTGGAGCTGCAGTACCACCAGGCGACCGGAGTCGTCGGGCTGGAGAACGGTTTCCTCGAGGACGAGATCGACCTGGGCGGCCTGATGTCGCAGGTGACGCTGGGCGTGCGCTTCTGATCGTTTGCCCTCGTCTGGCGGTCCAAGCCGCCAGCCGTTGCGAACCGCGCGTTCAGCCGCCGAGCAGGGCGGCGGAGAGCACGCTGACGACGGCCAGCATCGTGGCGGCGAGCGTGCCCGTTAGCCAAAGGAACCTGCGATCGAAACGCTGCTCCATTGCTTCGAAACGCTGGTCCATTGCCTCGAAGCGCCGGTCGATGGATTCGAAGCGCCGGTCGATGGAATCGAAGCGCCGGTCGACCGCATCGAATCGCTGATCCATGCGGTTGCCCAGTTCGATGATCGCTTCGCGAAGCCCGTCGATACGGTTCGCGTGTTCCGCCACCCTGTCCTCGACTACGGTCAGTCGTTCCTCAACAGTCCTTACGGCCACTGCTCACTCCTGAGTATAGGTCGGCGCGCGTTTCCTCACGGCGCCGCGTTTCGGATACGCGAGGTGCAAGAAGCGTGCCGCCGCGCGCCCTTGCCGGCGCGCGGCGCAGAGTTCCTGGCCCCGGTTGCGGAGGTGGAGCAGGCTGCTGCTAGACTTCATACCACGCGGATAGTCACGCGGTCGACGGGGTTCCGCGGGTTCTGCGGACCTGAGCATGCGACACAGGATCAGGCGATCTTTGGGCGGGCTGCTCGCCTCGTGGGCGCTGCCGCTGTTGCTGGCCGGGACTGCGGCGGATGTTCTCGCCCAGCCGGTGGTGACCGCGGTCCGGGTCGTGGGGGGGCGCCCCGCGGCCGCCGCGGGGGGGGGGGGCGGCGGGGGTGCCCCCCGGGCCGCACGCACCGCGGGGGGGGCGGGGCCCCGGGGGGGGNNNNNNNNNNGTGTGGCTGGCGGCTGTGGCCGCGCGTCCTTCTGGGTGGTGTTGGGGGCTCGTCTGTGGGTTTTGGGGGCGGGGCCCCCCCCCGCCCCCCCCGGGGCGGGGGGGCCCCCCCCCACGACGCGTGGACCGACGCGGCGCGGCTCTCCACCTTCGTGCAGACGGCGCCGGTGGAGGGGGCTGCGGCCAGCGAGCCGACCGACGTGTACCTCGTCTATGACGGCGAGAATCTGTACGTCGGGGTCCGTGCGCGCTACGGCGACACCGGCCTTATGCGGGCCAACCGCGCGGACCGCGACCAGATCGCGGAGGACGACACCGTCTCCCTGTTCTTCGACCCCTTCCGCGACCGTCAGCGCGCCTACCAGTTCACGGTCAACGGCTTTGGCGTGCAGGGGGACGCCATTCTGAATTCGACCGGCCTTCGGAACCGCACGCAACGCCGGGCCATCGGGGCGCGGGGCGGCGGAGCCTCGGATGCGCCGCCGAGCGGCATTCCCGAAGGCGACATCTCCTGGGACGCGCTGTTCCTGTCGGCCGGCGCGCCCTCGGACGACGGCTGGACGGCGGAGATGGCGATTCCGTTCAGGAGTCTGCGGTACCCGGCAGTGGAGGCGGGCGAGTCTCACCGCTGGGGTTTCCAGGTGTCTCGTACCGTCAAGGGCAAGGACGAGACGGTCGTCTGGTCGCCGGTTTCCCGGGACATCGCGCAGTTCCTGGCGCAGATGGGAGTACTGGATGGCTTGGCGAATCTCTCGACGGCTCGCAACCTGGAGATCCTGCCGACGGTGACCGCCCTGCGTACCGGATCGCTCGACACGGCCGGAGCCTTCACCGACAACGACGTGGCGGAGGCGGGGCTCAACGTGAAGTACGGCCTCTCCTCGGACCTGACCGCCGACTTCACGATCAATCCGGACTTCTCGCAGATCGAGTCGGATCTGCCGCAGATCGACGTGAATCAGCGGTTTCCGCTCTTCTATCCCGAGTTGCGGCCGTTCTTCCTGGAAGGGCAGGAGATCTTCAACGTCTTCGCGCCGATTACCCCCATTCATACCCGGACCATCATCGATCCCCGCTACGGCGGCAAGGTGAGCGGCAAGGTGGGCCGGAGCTCGGTCGGCGTCCTGTTCGCGGACGACGAGGCGCCGGGCAAGCGGGACGATCCATCGGATCCGGCGTTCGGCCGGACCGCCAACGTGGCGATTGGCCGGGCGCGCTTCGACCTCTATCCGGAGTCGTTCGTCGGCGCGACGGTGACCAACCGCAACTTCATGGACAGTTACAGCCGGATGCTCGCATTCGACTCCAACATGCGGCTCGGCGCCACCAACCGCTGGAACGTCTTCGTGTCGCGGGCGTGGCACCGCGACGAGAAGGGGATCGAGCGCCGGGGCGAGGCGATGGGGACGTTCTTCAATCACCTCGGGCGGAACGTGAACTTCTCCGCGTTCTACGGTGGCACCACTCCCGACTTCCGTATAGACACCGGCTTCGTTCGACGGGTCGACGACAAGCGCATGTTCACCAACCTGTCGTACCGATGGTGGCCGGAGCACTGGCTGGTCAACTGGGGGCCGCGCCTGCGGTACGGGCGCAACTACTCGTTCGAGAACGTGCTGATGGACGAGACCGTCGGGGGCGGTCTCGACTTCACTTTCGCGCGGAACGTGCGGCTCGGGTTGAGCGCGGAGCGGGCGCTCGAACGCTACGGCGGCATCGATTTCTGGAAGTGGAATCACGGCGTCGACTTCGACGTCAACGCCAGCCGGCGGGTCGCGCTGGTCGGCAGCTTCACGTGGGGCGAGTCAATCCGCTACAGCGGGATGCCGTTTCTCGGCCGCGGCCGGCTCGGCAGCCTGACCGCGATCTTCCGGCCGGCGTCCCGGCTGCAGTCGCAACTGAACGTCGAACTGAGCCGTCTCGACGATCCGCGCACCGAGACGCTGGTGTTCGACATCCGCGTGCTGCGGGCGCTCACCACGTTCCAGTTCACCGAGCGGTTCCTGATTCGGAACATCATGGAATACAACTCGTTCGACGGCACCATCGACGGCAACCTGCTGCTGACCTACCGCGTCAATTCCGGGACCGTGTTCTACCTCGGCTACGATGGCCACTACCAGCAGGAGGACCGCCTGGATCCCCTGCTCTACGTCACGGACCGCTACCGGCAGACCAACCGCGCGATCTTCACGAAGATCTCGTATCTCTTCCGCTACTGACAGGGTCCACGACGGGTGCGGAGGCGCGCCGCCCATCGGCGGGACCGCCAGGAGCTTTGGGCCGCACGCCCGCAAGGGCGCTAGCGGGCATCGACGCCGGGGGCTTCCACCGGCGTTACGGGGGCCGCCCCGGCCGGCGCGGCGGCAGACGCGCCAGGAAACGGCAGCATGTAGTGGGTGCGTGATCGGACGTCGGCCCCTTCTTGCGTCACTTCTACGCGCAGGCGCCGGGTGCGCCGCGTCTCGTCCGGGTTTGACGAGTAGAAGCCGAGGACGTAGTAGTCGCTGGTCTCGGCGTCGATTTCGGTGAACGCCTCGCGGAACGTGTTGCGGTTCACCACGGCCATCCCTCCAGTGAGCTCCGCGAGCGTCCGGAGGGACGAGTGCTGCTTGCGGATGTACTCGTTCCACTCCGTGGTGCGGAGGTCGAAATCGAGATCCGGGATGGTGGTGAGTCCGCGGACGTCAACCGTGTAGAACGAGACGTTAGCGCGGTTCGCCGCGTCGACGAGCAGCAGCAGCTCGTTGTGCAGCTCCGAATCGCTGAACACCTCGCCGAACGCGTCGGTCGTCGTGAACTGATCGAGGGCCGGCTCGTCGAATTCCGGCAGCCGCGTACCGCCGTTCTCGAAGAATCCCACCTGCTGCATCGACTCGATGCGGGCGTTGACGCGCGCATCGTCGAACGGATTGAA
Above is a window of Acidobacteriota bacterium DNA encoding:
- the aroA gene encoding 3-phosphoshikimate 1-carboxyvinyltransferase, producing the protein MLAGKPAATVVPPADRLRGRLRVPGDKSISHRYALLAALADGESTIAGYSTGADCRSTLACLRGLGVRVEAAPDAGGERLAVTVAGGGPAAWRPTDAPLDAGNSGTTMRLLAGILAGCPFTSTLMGDASLSRRPMQRIIEPLTAMGARIAAAEGGRPPLAITGGALTAIDYTLPVASAQVKSAVLLAGLRATGTTCVHEPVPTRDHTERALAAFGVPVFREAGAIKVTGGARLRGTDLTVPGDPSAAAFWIASAAALSGSELTIEGTGLNPTRTAFIDVLRGAGAVIDTRPAGGAAGEPAGDVSVRGGTLRPIVIGPADVPGLIDELPVIGALAAHGVPVTVSGAGELRHKESDRIAAFAAGLRALGVPVDERPDGFHAESRERPAGGTADAAGDHRLAMAFAVAALACEGPSTITGAEAVDVSYPGFFAVLDALRQ
- a CDS encoding ATP-binding protein, which produces MPYPGVRIRFDFCAQADLLDLIQSVADHLSRTGGLDDEATHWVGVAVREGVVNAIRHGCRDDTTKRITVELGLEPPEKPVELVVRVIDPGEGFDPDDVADPLAEENLLKPTGRGIFFMRRMMDDVTLRRPPEGGMEVRMVKRLRPAV
- a CDS encoding inositol monophosphatase, whose translation is MTRAEVDPLWIATAAEVVLHAGAMQCERFGTDVAIDKKGVIDLVTQVDVDIERWFRAMIAARFPGHRVLAEELGTEAEAPPAAGRTDYCWVFDPIDGTINFTHGLPIFCASLALEIDGVPSVAAVYDPMREELFTAELGSGARLNGAPLRVSEADNLVDAMLCTGFPYDVHETVDDVVALFGAFVAESRAVRRLGSAAIDLCYVAAGRFDGFWEERLHPWDIAAGALLVTEAGGVVSGLGGEPFVSRHGSIVASNGRIHEKMLATIRQRSLQRTP
- a CDS encoding outer membrane beta-barrel protein yields the protein MPREDLMRRTTTLGTLAVAMAVGTALIAASAAPAQAQQSFTLGYGQFSLKDVDSRIDHDVVLTNLDLFAIRVGDFDGRSLTGSWNVGIGDHLEAGLGLGFYQKTVPSVYADYLNENGSEIVQDFRLRIVPATATVRVLPFGRSALQPYFGVGVGMYAWRYAEFGEFIDFTDFSVFSDRFVATGTDPGGIILGGVRLPVGDAWSIGVELQYHQATGVVGLENGFLEDEIDLGGLMSQVTLGVRF
- a CDS encoding carbohydrate binding family 9 domain-containing protein, coding for MQTAPVEGAAASEPTDVYLVYDGENLYVGVRARYGDTGLMRANRADRDQIAEDDTVSLFFDPFRDRQRAYQFTVNGFGVQGDAILNSTGLRNRTQRRAIGARGGGASDAPPSGIPEGDISWDALFLSAGAPSDDGWTAEMAIPFRSLRYPAVEAGESHRWGFQVSRTVKGKDETVVWSPVSRDIAQFLAQMGVLDGLANLSTARNLEILPTVTALRTGSLDTAGAFTDNDVAEAGLNVKYGLSSDLTADFTINPDFSQIESDLPQIDVNQRFPLFYPELRPFFLEGQEIFNVFAPITPIHTRTIIDPRYGGKVSGKVGRSSVGVLFADDEAPGKRDDPSDPAFGRTANVAIGRARFDLYPESFVGATVTNRNFMDSYSRMLAFDSNMRLGATNRWNVFVSRAWHRDEKGIERRGEAMGTFFNHLGRNVNFSAFYGGTTPDFRIDTGFVRRVDDKRMFTNLSYRWWPEHWLVNWGPRLRYGRNYSFENVLMDETVGGGLDFTFARNVRLGLSAERALERYGGIDFWKWNHGVDFDVNASRRVALVGSFTWGESIRYSGMPFLGRGRLGSLTAIFRPASRLQSQLNVELSRLDDPRTETLVFDIRVLRALTTFQFTERFLIRNIMEYNSFDGTIDGNLLLTYRVNSGTVFYLGYDGHYQQEDRLDPLLYVTDRYRQTNRAIFTKISYLFRY